The Phyllopteryx taeniolatus isolate TA_2022b chromosome 17, UOR_Ptae_1.2, whole genome shotgun sequence genome window below encodes:
- the stt3a gene encoding dolichyl-diphosphooligosaccharide--protein glycosyltransferase subunit STT3A, whose amino-acid sequence MTKLAFLRLSYEKQDTLLKLLILSMAAILSFSTRLFSVLRFESVIHEFDPYFNYRTTRFLAEEGFYNFHNWFDDRAWYPLGRIIGGTIYPGLMITSAALYHVLHFFHITIDIRNVCVFLAPLFSSFTAIVTYHFTKELKDAGAGLLAAAMIAVVPGYISRSVAGSYDNEGIAIFCMLLTYYMWIKAVKTGSVYWSSICALAYFYMVSSWGGYVFLINLIPLHVLVLMLTGRFSHRIYVAYCTVYCLGTILSMQISFVGFQPVQSSEHMAAFGVFGLCQIHAFVDYLRSKLNAQQFEVLFKSVISLVGFLLLSVGAVLMLTGKISPWTGRFYSLLDPSYAKNNIPIIASVSEHQPTTWSSYYFDLQLLVFMFPVGLYYCFNNLSDARIFIIMYGVTSMYFSAVMVRLMLVLAPVMCILSGIGVSQVLTTYMKNLDVSRPDKKSKKQQDSTYPIKNEVASGMILVMAFFLITYTFHSTWVTSEAYSSPSIVLSARGGDGSRIIFDDFREAYYWLRHNTPEDSKVMSWWDYGYQITAMANRTILVDNNTWNNTHISRVGQAMASTEERAYEIMRELDVSYVLVIFGGLTGYSSDDINKFLWMVRIGGSTDTGKHIKEHDYYTPTGEFRVDREGSPVLLNCLMYKMCYYRFGQVYTEAKRPPGYDRVRNAEIGNKDFELDVLEEAYTTEHWLVRIYKVKDLDNRGLSRT is encoded by the exons ATGACAAAATTGGCCTTCCTACGTTTGTCCTATGAGAAGCAGGACACATTGCTGAAGCTGCTCATCCTTTCTATGGCTGCTATCCTCT CATTCTCCACCAGACTTTTTTCCGTCTTGAGGTTTGAAAGTGTCATCCACGAGTTTGATCC GTATTTCAACTACCGTACAACACGCTTCCTGGCAGAAGAAGGATTTTACAACTTTCATAACTGGTTTGATGACCGAGCATGGTATCCACTTGGGAGGATCATCGGTGGCACAATTTATCCAG GACTGATGATCACCTCGGCTGCCCTGTACCACGTCTTacattttttccacatcacCATTGATATCCGCAATGTCTGCGTTTTTCTGGCTCCCTTGTTCTCATCCTTCACAGCCATTGTCACCTATCACTTCACCAAGGAGTTGAAG gatgccggTGCTGGGCTCTTGGCTGCAGCCATGATTGCTGTGGTACCTGGTTACATCTCCCGTTCTGTTGCTGGCTCCTATGACAATGAAG GTATTGCCATCTTCTGCATGCTGTTGACTTACTACATGTGGATCAAGGCTGTAAAAACTGGATCTGTGTACTGGTCCTCTATATGCGCGCTGGCCTACTTCTATATG gtttcGTCCTGGGGTGGCTATGTGTTCCTGATCAACCTTATCCCCCTCCACGTCTTGGTTCTGATGCTCACGGGACGTTTCTCTCACCGTATCTATGTAGCATACTGCACAGTCTACTGCCTGGGCACCATCCTGTCCATGCAGATTTCCTTTGTTGGTTTCCAG CCGGTGCAGTCCTCCGAGCACATGGCAGCATTTGGCGTGTTTGGCTTGTGCCAGATTCATGCCTTTGTGGACTACCTACGCAGCAAACTCAACGCTCAGCAATTTGAGGTGCTGTTTAAGAGCGTCATCTCCCTGGTGGGATTCCTCCTGCTGTCCGTGGGTGCTGTTCTCATGCTGACGG GAAAGATATCGCCATGGACTGGTCGTTTCTACTCCTTGCTGGACCCCTCCTATGCCAAAAACAATATCCCCATCATTGCGTCTGTCTCTGAGCATCAGCCCACTACTTGGTCCTCCTACTATTTTGACCTCCAGCTGCTGGTGTTTATGTTCCCAG TCGGTCTTTACTACTGTTTCAACAACTTGTCGGATGCGAGGATCTTCATCATCATGTACGGCGTGACCAGCATGTACTTCTCAGCTGTCATG GTTCGACTGATGTTGGTGTTGGCCCCTGTGATGTGCATCCTGTCTGGCATCGGTGTATCCCAGGTGCTAACAACCTACATGAAGAATTTGGATGTCAGCAGGCCAGACAAAAAGAGCAAGAAGCAGCAGGACTCCACCTACCCCATTAAAAATGAA GTTGCCTCTGGGATGATTCTGGTAATGGCCTTCTTCCTAATCACATACACCTTCCACTCTACCTGGGTGACAAGCGAAGCCTACTCCTCTCCCTCAATTGTCCTGTCTGCCCGTGGTGGGGATGGCAGCCGTATCATCTTTGATGACTTCAGAGAGGCGTACTATTGGCTTCGCCACAACACCCCAGAG GATTCTAAAGTTATGTCATGGTGGGATTACGGCTACCAGATAACTGCAATGGCTAATCGAACCATTCTAGTGGACAACAACACGTGGAACAACACGCACATCTCTCGAGTTGGGCAG GCCATGGCATCCACTGAGGAGCGAGCCTATGAGATTATGAGGGAGCTAGATGTCAGTTATGTCCTGGTCATCTTTGGAGGACTGACAGGTTATTCCTCTGATG ATATCAACAAGTTCCTGTGGATGGTCCGCATCGGGGGCAGCACGGACACAGGGAAGCACATCAAGGAGCACGACTACTACACTCCCACGGGGGAGTTCAGAGTGGACCGCGAAGGCTCACCCGTGCTGCTCAACtgcctcatgtacaaaatgtGCTACTACCGCTTTGGCCAGGTCTACACTGAGGCCA AGCGCCCACCAGGTTATGACAGAGTGAGGAACGCTGAAATTGGTAACAAAGACTTTGAACTGGATGTGTTGGAAGAGGCCTACACGACAGAACACTGGCTTGTTAGGATATACAAG GTGAAAGATCTGGACAACCGGGGTCTTTCAAGAACATAA